A stretch of Endozoicomonas sp. SCSIO W0465 DNA encodes these proteins:
- a CDS encoding LPD38 domain-containing protein — MAANYGQQQVGREVGLTDGALEQGLSGAIVGGPVGGLVGAAGRTRNMDDIRAKQQRLNDLMSQHQTLQDQMQEPHADQTMLAEQLRQNSLAIAGLESQLRELGEKSQQTEQPQVEVEPQQEQQQEQQPAPQGAGDFSQYNQPAYKRQKARSPQQPPLLETDNAIYVEPNSPAQRGETTFTGPGIEQQTNAPYRPDQEQQPVPQQQPKALGYSPTDFTANRYGSVGADPQAVHQDSQQRRSDQINNAPNQHPSSPEYTGSPDQDLASYTERMNSLNRLFRSFNWQLGDDSKKRRVRKLIENQRKLEMQARKSGRGITPRNMTEAVANLKAMIESGDGIRFEREVKAIENRQQQEGLRLTAQEKSGTPSGIKPVMGRGKEKVSTAERELDTQYALYEADDLIASHNDTGKVNPEYPAELQPRDRTRQASEDQIRGIASKLNPKLLGANPLASSGAPIIGTDRVVESGNGRVSAIRKAYRNHPEKAKAYREHLKQNADSFGLKPESVDNFKHPVLVRQRQGEMDTDQRIAFTKEANARDTASMSPAEKAKLDASRITQEDLSHFDTDDTGDLLHRSNDVFLARFADRLGSEAGELKTRQGDWNKQMRDRVESALFMKAYDDERLNSLFAEDDKPDLKNLIKSLAMAAPHFARAKGIDPELGGYGVIESLVEASRILQDSRNRNQSVDEILDQHSLLDKFSPETELFARWLDANLHKSKQVGQALSELANQIEQYLQKQSQADGDIFGTAEATLDDLIQQTNRQLEKNYGDKSTPIIDPKPTPREGGSPTKRPERDWEAKQDQPVQTAEGSYRGGQPKERTGRATEPAREAKRDEVDDLLDAVDHGTLDSDEWTEDDFAGIEEDKAQYDPQDGGSATKRRAPEGHRKRDKYAPQDGGSATKRQERDWYNSRNAPHYSVPGFKSLGDAERAAIKRYLDGRPDKQEIIQRLKKLADTPWARKTVQSMLIRQTIDDLIAGNNVDYRSLLSEKDNASVLGYLKNDGEAGLWRYLHNEDLLGHAGKPQNSINGSFIDCQPSSDCASFCYATKGNYRFSNPLIKSELVSWAVEKDPVKAARIAANDYKGTVEFYQNKALRLFDMGDGSMAWLPFIKEMNKEGIRLQIFSKNPEFLKQVPEQNWRALSVDNSNFGLAKQHPDLPLAVVFDGERNGIDFIRSNVDRILVILPIKHGQKVLSDKRALRRMLGLDAMKRVCPVDGGWKKIKHPTDPKKDFNCTSCDKYGGMGCFHGNVTKNVMKAATETPHDKNLRLLKEEIENDPEKFGGKESAAELLGNLGKIRSALRASVDAGTETTNGRREGEEAEGAIRVRQIDERKRRLKKRGSGTARKRGKVDERGSGKVSQRGRTGESDLPASVQRDLFAPGDVSGEQRQRQIIENQRVLVIQVETGTIRAGTDTLKSAEDVAHFIAPIRKLAQEEAYALVLDGGDKVVNVIKHSKGQKTSATVSPWTLAGAIVATPKAKSVWFAHNHPSGNADPSASDRLMTRALNDVLDGSGVINNGHVVVGRGGHARGLDADGQHLMEDIQATRLPRNGTFAITERQLRFNRPQVKLNNTQSAIDTAAGVASPNALILLNHQLQVTGVLPLSEQDLRSLRDKSDPAVARILRALDSTNSTQLLIKTVGDRALSSKARNLVRFFNRYGEISVIDHIYGDGNDYHSSSAEGSFIGNETGPFYAQRGGAAKGIQSGPLRLKLKPLEQKLGQAIHVLQSETELPSSLYQKVISDKAQGRVRGMFDPETGETYLIAANLDTTGEAVRTVLHELVGHKGVRGLLGKRLDTVLDEIHRDMNDRLKQALGKRYARQTKGKSEAEANRIIAEEYLAHLAEKDPKNGLLTKVVSMIRNTLRRLFPNIKWTDADAVELLSAARGHLKRNGNLNAGNAKGNRYSDSGIGPTFYSAVERSAAAVKSDKLPAQSWLNAIKKGNFVQDEEIQWLGLDLWLADKKGEKLSRAEVLDFIRQNEVRIDEDLSVDALDEQELEERVYEKQQHFISERIGDYEHGYSLDELSHLLDDARETLREDEYDFHYQELKQRFEQGELDDHEVDALVDDDGNLNESALHEEAQWQANNSVDTMDDKALVRDHIPYSDKEDAALEAWENGYESDVRSDLEAELRDESDVQYRNYAMQGGEDYSELLLILDNNSHVFPTDPNHKNLSPITEDEAKALAQGMMPAGMKVDDVGWSQEFKDYTLYRRNGDDKTMITTGHATEASAIAAAVSEHQSFARWRQDDYDESHWGTTENVLAHVRFQTFDENVHGRNERILFIDEVQSDWHQAGRENGYRTPESVRKQEQRNARINAVDDKIRSVVKQRDEFGKQHAETGARRDDLTRQIKQAEENRDQTQVDQLNNELTTVAEDVENHFQQWVDAEAQLKALRDERQSLFDTDKHRFYRQVPNAPLKESWPNLVMKRMIRHAAENGFDRIAWSSAAQQVERYPSLGQVVEQMKVSPQFTHEGRLTHVTLTIKNRNGSNRREHIAEERLDAYVGHRLGAKIREDSHSVYESLQEERSQWSTEQDNDDQQNRWFIRDANGEALYMSNGSRLYFDSQDGANQDIDRAVFAEHSADFTLENLDELMGDGARGMREFYDKRLANYMKKYTKKWGATLEPVEIHFNGSQYPYDTRPDKVWSVTVTDKMRDSVLKDGQPLFALKDNKKAKQDNVPRYSLKDLPDDVQSVINDIHGGIAPKPWHDRLREWWEAKPVKEHIKRGLLHINQGVFTDAAIIEQQEKLLNDGKLMDATVSASKAVYLARNLDNVTDATFHKGTPMLKEGSIVIKPGSKGLFELLKPVTERDELAIWEVYEGSHRAQRIMEEDKAARAKGNQLLAQGQALKETLDAVAPDEYPGGRTGWNRDRRQMEKDLKLGKALSQQNRENLYDQQRIDTIQNWVHTQPELARRFKQVMDDYQQHNRELLDFMEAAGTLDKEQRKLFDTGDYIPFNRIHDLEYQEENQRFIRPKKGLGGQTSGIQRLKGGVEKIAPLEAMVRNTRSMLDAALKNIAQQRVIDNALQLGAVEKIESAITFTDDDVKAALQGIGISTDLTPAQMRGWKSLMAKYETLKGTTSVSRNGKLETYAVDDPLLLASIQDIGPELHSGFMKLVGIPSQIVRRGVTAMPAYWFRNLTRDTLSTAVHIAPEVNGKVVGMNPLAGAIRGFRKSLDEDDSLWAMKMAGGSSSSGHYRSNYNNIRKKLSPAEQKRILSTPGKLIDFWDSIGARFEDSNRLHVFERVKEEGGSTAEAAYQSLDVMNFTRKGQWGIVRFLTQSIQFTNSLLQGVNRMWRGVKPGDELHWGAFSGEVLTRGLMYGFASWLLVRLFEDDDRYKELSTDDKVAYHHFWIGDGEDGHFRIPKPFEVGHIFATIPEFLWQGMMRHEDAKWTRDAMMTLGMAMFNLESTPIPQFIKPIWEVGENRDRFRDRDIVPMSLQHLKPEAQYDPYTSETLKELVQYLPEGAPEWMRSPKKLEHLLKGYFNSFATGTLAVTDAVTRHLTGAGEKPAWNKQDYPVVGSFFGDRIKGSTRYTNKLYELNKDVNAIASSIKHYQETGETQRGKELEQSASPRLKNKAGLNKASREISKLRREVRKVMEDRIMDRDTKRERLDRLNQQINQVATNAVKRYQQPFR; from the coding sequence ATGGCGGCCAACTACGGCCAGCAGCAGGTGGGAAGGGAGGTGGGGCTGACTGATGGTGCGTTGGAGCAGGGACTGTCCGGTGCCATTGTTGGAGGTCCGGTGGGTGGACTGGTGGGCGCTGCCGGTCGAACCCGTAATATGGACGACATCAGGGCGAAGCAGCAGAGGCTCAACGACCTGATGAGCCAGCACCAGACCCTGCAAGACCAGATGCAGGAACCTCACGCCGACCAGACCATGCTGGCGGAGCAACTGCGGCAGAACTCGCTGGCCATTGCCGGACTGGAGAGCCAGCTTCGTGAGCTCGGAGAAAAATCCCAGCAAACGGAACAACCACAGGTTGAAGTTGAGCCACAACAAGAGCAACAACAAGAGCAACAACCAGCCCCGCAAGGTGCAGGCGATTTTAGCCAGTATAACCAACCGGCCTATAAACGACAGAAGGCTCGTTCCCCGCAACAACCGCCGCTATTAGAAACCGATAACGCTATTTATGTTGAACCCAACAGCCCCGCACAAAGAGGTGAAACCACTTTTACCGGCCCTGGCATTGAACAGCAGACCAATGCCCCTTACCGTCCGGACCAAGAGCAGCAGCCGGTACCACAACAGCAACCCAAGGCATTGGGGTATTCACCGACTGACTTTACCGCCAATCGTTATGGGTCAGTAGGAGCAGATCCACAAGCTGTGCACCAGGATAGCCAACAGCGTCGCAGTGACCAGATCAACAACGCTCCCAATCAGCACCCCAGCTCACCGGAATACACCGGTAGCCCCGATCAGGATTTAGCCAGCTACACCGAACGGATGAACAGCCTGAACCGGTTGTTTCGTTCCTTTAACTGGCAGCTTGGTGACGACAGTAAAAAGCGTCGGGTGCGCAAGCTGATTGAGAACCAGCGCAAGCTGGAAATGCAGGCTCGTAAAAGTGGTCGTGGCATTACCCCTCGGAATATGACAGAAGCTGTGGCCAACCTGAAAGCCATGATTGAAAGCGGCGACGGTATCCGCTTTGAGCGGGAAGTCAAAGCCATTGAAAACCGGCAGCAGCAGGAAGGGCTGCGACTGACTGCGCAGGAAAAGTCTGGCACTCCTTCCGGCATCAAGCCAGTGATGGGCCGAGGTAAAGAAAAAGTATCCACAGCCGAACGGGAGCTGGATACCCAATACGCCCTTTATGAAGCCGATGACCTGATCGCCAGCCACAACGACACTGGCAAGGTAAACCCGGAATATCCCGCAGAGCTGCAACCAAGAGACCGAACCCGCCAAGCCAGTGAAGACCAGATCAGGGGCATTGCCAGCAAACTGAATCCGAAATTGCTGGGAGCCAACCCGCTGGCCAGCAGCGGAGCACCTATCATCGGCACTGACCGCGTAGTAGAAAGCGGTAATGGTCGTGTATCAGCAATCCGCAAAGCCTACCGAAATCATCCTGAAAAGGCGAAAGCCTACCGGGAGCACCTGAAGCAGAATGCTGACTCCTTTGGCCTGAAGCCCGAGTCTGTGGATAACTTCAAACATCCGGTACTGGTGCGTCAGCGTCAGGGAGAAATGGATACAGACCAGCGTATTGCTTTCACCAAAGAAGCCAATGCCCGTGATACCGCTTCAATGTCCCCTGCCGAAAAAGCCAAGCTCGACGCCTCCCGCATTACCCAGGAAGATCTCTCCCACTTTGATACCGATGATACTGGCGACCTTCTGCATCGAAGCAATGACGTATTCCTTGCCCGGTTTGCCGACCGGCTGGGCAGCGAAGCCGGAGAACTGAAAACCCGTCAGGGTGACTGGAATAAACAGATGCGTGACCGCGTAGAGTCGGCACTGTTTATGAAAGCCTACGACGATGAGCGCCTGAACAGCCTGTTTGCTGAGGACGACAAACCAGATCTGAAGAACCTGATCAAATCGCTGGCAATGGCGGCACCTCATTTTGCCAGAGCAAAAGGTATCGATCCCGAATTGGGAGGTTACGGAGTTATTGAGTCACTGGTGGAAGCCAGCCGCATCCTTCAGGACTCCCGAAACCGCAACCAGTCGGTGGATGAGATTCTGGATCAGCATTCATTACTGGATAAGTTCAGTCCGGAAACCGAACTGTTCGCCAGGTGGCTTGATGCCAACCTCCACAAGTCAAAGCAGGTTGGTCAGGCCCTGAGCGAGCTGGCGAATCAGATTGAGCAGTACCTGCAAAAGCAATCTCAAGCCGATGGGGATATCTTCGGTACCGCAGAGGCGACACTGGACGATCTGATTCAGCAGACCAACCGCCAACTGGAGAAAAACTATGGCGATAAATCCACACCGATCATCGACCCGAAGCCGACCCCCAGGGAAGGGGGAAGTCCCACCAAGCGCCCGGAGCGCGACTGGGAGGCCAAACAAGACCAGCCTGTTCAAACTGCTGAAGGAAGCTACCGAGGCGGTCAACCGAAAGAACGGACCGGACGAGCAACTGAGCCTGCCAGAGAAGCCAAAAGGGACGAAGTAGACGATCTGCTGGATGCGGTTGATCACGGCACCCTTGATAGCGATGAGTGGACGGAAGATGACTTTGCAGGGATTGAGGAAGACAAGGCTCAATACGACCCCCAGGATGGGGGAAGTGCCACCAAGCGCCGGGCACCCGAAGGGCATAGAAAGCGCGACAAGTACGCCCCCCAGGACGGGGGAAGTGCCACAAAGCGCCAGGAGCGCGACTGGTACAACAGCCGTAATGCGCCTCACTACTCGGTGCCGGGGTTCAAAAGCCTCGGCGATGCAGAACGGGCAGCCATCAAACGCTATCTGGATGGCAGGCCTGACAAGCAGGAAATCATTCAAAGGCTGAAAAAACTGGCGGATACACCCTGGGCCAGAAAGACCGTCCAGTCCATGCTGATTCGCCAGACCATCGATGACCTGATTGCCGGAAACAATGTCGATTACCGTTCCCTGCTCTCCGAAAAGGATAATGCCTCGGTTCTGGGCTATCTGAAAAACGATGGCGAAGCCGGACTCTGGCGCTACCTCCATAACGAAGACTTGCTCGGCCATGCTGGCAAGCCCCAGAACAGCATCAACGGCAGTTTCATCGACTGTCAGCCAAGCAGCGATTGTGCATCCTTTTGTTACGCCACCAAAGGCAACTACCGGTTCAGCAATCCGCTGATCAAGTCGGAGCTGGTGAGTTGGGCTGTGGAGAAAGATCCGGTCAAAGCTGCCCGAATTGCCGCCAACGATTACAAGGGAACGGTTGAGTTCTATCAAAACAAAGCCCTGCGTCTGTTCGATATGGGTGATGGGTCTATGGCCTGGCTGCCCTTCATAAAGGAGATGAATAAAGAAGGCATCCGACTCCAGATATTCAGCAAGAATCCAGAGTTCCTGAAGCAGGTGCCAGAGCAAAACTGGCGGGCACTCTCTGTGGATAACAGTAACTTCGGACTGGCAAAGCAGCATCCGGACCTGCCCCTGGCCGTAGTGTTTGATGGTGAACGCAACGGAATCGATTTTATCCGGTCTAACGTGGATCGCATTCTGGTGATCCTACCCATCAAACATGGCCAGAAGGTATTGTCGGATAAGCGGGCCCTCCGCCGTATGCTGGGGCTGGATGCCATGAAACGGGTCTGCCCGGTGGATGGTGGCTGGAAGAAAATAAAGCACCCCACCGACCCGAAGAAAGACTTCAATTGCACCAGCTGCGATAAGTACGGCGGCATGGGCTGCTTCCACGGCAATGTCACCAAAAACGTCATGAAGGCGGCAACGGAAACGCCCCACGATAAAAACCTGCGACTTCTGAAAGAGGAAATCGAAAATGACCCTGAAAAATTCGGCGGTAAAGAGAGCGCGGCAGAGCTGCTTGGAAACCTGGGCAAAATCCGATCTGCGCTACGGGCATCTGTTGACGCCGGAACAGAAACAACAAATGGACGCCGCGAGGGCGAAGAAGCTGAAGGCGCAATCCGAGTTAGACAGATTGATGAGCGAAAGCGCCGACTCAAGAAACGCGGATCAGGAACAGCCAGAAAAAGGGGGAAAGTAGATGAGCGAGGTTCCGGCAAAGTATCACAGAGAGGGCGGACTGGAGAAAGTGACCTTCCTGCCAGTGTTCAGAGGGACCTATTCGCCCCCGGCGATGTATCAGGTGAGCAACGACAGCGGCAGATCATCGAAAACCAACGTGTACTGGTTATACAGGTGGAAACCGGAACCATCCGAGCCGGAACCGACACCCTGAAATCTGCAGAGGATGTTGCGCACTTTATCGCCCCCATTCGCAAACTGGCCCAGGAAGAGGCCTATGCCCTGGTGCTGGACGGGGGGGATAAAGTGGTCAATGTCATCAAGCACAGCAAGGGCCAGAAGACCTCGGCGACGGTATCCCCCTGGACGCTGGCAGGTGCCATTGTTGCAACCCCGAAGGCAAAGAGCGTCTGGTTTGCCCATAATCATCCGTCCGGCAATGCAGATCCCAGTGCCTCTGACCGGCTGATGACACGGGCACTGAATGATGTACTGGACGGCAGTGGTGTCATAAACAATGGCCATGTGGTGGTGGGGCGTGGTGGCCATGCCCGGGGGCTGGATGCGGATGGCCAGCACCTGATGGAGGATATTCAGGCGACGCGGCTGCCTCGCAACGGCACCTTTGCCATTACTGAGCGACAGCTGCGTTTTAACCGCCCACAGGTGAAACTGAATAATACCCAATCGGCCATTGATACCGCTGCCGGAGTTGCCAGTCCCAACGCCCTGATTCTGCTGAATCACCAGTTGCAGGTGACCGGAGTACTTCCTTTGTCTGAACAGGATTTGAGGAGCCTTCGAGATAAATCCGATCCTGCTGTTGCCCGAATCCTGCGGGCACTGGACAGTACCAACTCCACCCAGCTGCTGATCAAAACCGTTGGGGACAGGGCGCTGAGTTCCAAGGCAAGGAATCTGGTGCGGTTCTTCAATCGCTATGGTGAGATCTCCGTGATCGACCATATCTACGGCGATGGTAACGACTACCACTCCAGCTCTGCTGAGGGCAGCTTCATAGGAAATGAAACCGGCCCCTTCTATGCACAAAGAGGCGGTGCAGCGAAAGGTATTCAGTCCGGACCGCTGCGTCTGAAGCTGAAGCCCCTGGAGCAGAAACTGGGGCAGGCCATCCATGTATTGCAGTCTGAAACCGAACTGCCCTCCAGCCTCTACCAGAAGGTGATCAGCGACAAGGCTCAGGGACGGGTGCGGGGCATGTTCGACCCGGAGACCGGCGAGACGTACCTGATCGCTGCCAATCTGGATACCACTGGGGAAGCTGTGCGCACTGTCCTCCATGAACTGGTGGGCCATAAAGGCGTCCGTGGTCTGCTGGGCAAACGGCTCGATACCGTGCTGGATGAAATCCACCGGGATATGAACGACCGGCTGAAGCAGGCGCTGGGCAAGCGGTACGCCCGGCAGACCAAAGGCAAGAGCGAGGCGGAAGCTAATCGGATCATTGCTGAGGAATACTTGGCGCACCTTGCCGAGAAAGACCCGAAAAACGGCCTGCTGACCAAAGTGGTCAGCATGATCCGCAACACCCTGCGCCGGTTATTCCCCAATATCAAGTGGACCGATGCCGATGCCGTGGAACTGCTGAGTGCGGCACGTGGGCATCTGAAGCGCAATGGTAACCTGAATGCCGGTAACGCTAAGGGGAATCGCTACAGCGATTCAGGCATAGGCCCGACGTTCTACTCCGCCGTGGAGCGCAGTGCCGCTGCGGTGAAGTCGGACAAACTGCCTGCCCAGAGCTGGCTGAATGCCATCAAGAAAGGCAACTTTGTGCAGGATGAGGAGATCCAATGGCTGGGCCTCGACCTGTGGCTGGCGGACAAAAAGGGCGAGAAGCTGAGCAGGGCCGAGGTGTTGGACTTTATCCGTCAGAATGAAGTGCGGATCGACGAAGACCTCAGTGTTGATGCGTTAGATGAACAGGAGCTGGAAGAGCGGGTCTATGAAAAACAGCAGCATTTTATCAGCGAGCGAATTGGCGATTACGAGCACGGCTATTCGCTGGATGAACTGTCCCACCTGCTGGACGATGCACGGGAAACATTGCGGGAGGATGAGTACGACTTCCACTATCAGGAACTGAAGCAACGGTTTGAACAGGGCGAGCTGGATGACCATGAAGTGGACGCCCTGGTGGATGACGATGGCAATCTGAATGAATCCGCCCTGCACGAAGAAGCGCAATGGCAAGCCAATAACAGCGTCGATACTATGGACGACAAGGCGCTGGTACGGGATCACATCCCCTATTCCGATAAGGAAGATGCCGCGCTGGAAGCCTGGGAGAACGGCTACGAGTCGGATGTGCGAAGTGACCTGGAAGCGGAGCTGCGGGATGAGTCCGACGTTCAGTACCGCAATTATGCCATGCAAGGTGGTGAAGATTATTCCGAACTGTTGCTGATTCTCGATAACAACAGCCACGTATTCCCCACAGATCCGAATCACAAGAACCTGAGTCCGATCACTGAGGATGAAGCCAAGGCACTGGCGCAGGGCATGATGCCCGCCGGTATGAAGGTGGACGATGTGGGCTGGAGTCAGGAGTTTAAAGACTACACCCTCTACCGTCGCAATGGTGATGATAAGACCATGATCACCACCGGCCATGCCACTGAGGCCTCGGCCATTGCGGCTGCGGTCAGCGAGCATCAATCCTTTGCCCGATGGCGACAGGACGACTATGACGAAAGCCACTGGGGAACAACAGAAAACGTACTGGCCCATGTGCGCTTCCAGACCTTTGATGAAAACGTCCATGGTCGTAATGAACGGATTCTGTTTATTGATGAAGTGCAGAGCGACTGGCATCAGGCAGGCCGGGAAAATGGTTACCGCACGCCGGAGTCGGTACGTAAACAGGAGCAGCGCAATGCCCGGATAAATGCAGTCGATGACAAGATTCGGTCCGTCGTTAAACAACGGGATGAGTTTGGCAAACAGCATGCTGAAACCGGTGCCCGGCGTGATGACCTTACCCGTCAGATCAAACAGGCAGAGGAAAACCGGGATCAAACGCAGGTTGATCAGCTGAACAACGAATTGACCACGGTTGCAGAAGATGTAGAGAACCATTTCCAGCAGTGGGTGGATGCCGAAGCCCAGCTGAAAGCACTGCGAGATGAACGACAGTCACTGTTCGATACTGACAAACACCGGTTCTACCGCCAGGTACCTAATGCGCCTCTGAAAGAGAGCTGGCCCAACCTGGTGATGAAACGGATGATCCGCCACGCTGCCGAAAACGGCTTTGACCGGATCGCCTGGAGCAGTGCTGCTCAGCAGGTGGAACGGTATCCCAGCCTTGGGCAGGTGGTAGAGCAGATGAAAGTATCCCCCCAGTTTACCCACGAAGGCCGACTGACCCATGTCACCTTAACGATCAAAAACAGAAACGGCAGCAACCGCAGAGAGCATATTGCGGAGGAGCGGCTGGACGCTTATGTGGGTCATCGTCTGGGAGCGAAAATACGGGAGGACAGCCACTCCGTCTATGAATCCCTGCAAGAAGAGCGCAGCCAATGGTCCACCGAGCAGGATAACGACGATCAGCAGAACCGCTGGTTTATCCGGGATGCCAATGGTGAGGCACTGTATATGTCCAATGGCTCGCGGCTCTATTTCGACTCACAAGACGGAGCCAATCAAGACATTGACCGGGCGGTATTCGCCGAGCACAGCGCCGACTTTACCCTGGAGAACCTGGACGAGCTGATGGGCGACGGTGCCAGGGGAATGCGCGAGTTCTACGACAAGCGTCTGGCCAACTACATGAAGAAGTACACCAAAAAGTGGGGAGCAACGCTGGAGCCTGTCGAGATCCATTTCAACGGCTCGCAGTACCCTTATGACACCAGACCCGATAAAGTCTGGTCGGTGACTGTCACCGACAAAATGCGGGATTCGGTACTGAAAGATGGTCAGCCGTTGTTTGCTTTGAAAGATAATAAAAAAGCAAAACAGGATAATGTTCCCCGCTATTCCCTGAAAGACCTCCCCGACGATGTGCAGTCCGTGATCAACGACATCCACGGTGGCATTGCCCCAAAGCCATGGCACGACCGATTGCGGGAGTGGTGGGAAGCCAAACCGGTGAAGGAGCATATCAAGCGGGGATTGCTCCATATCAATCAGGGCGTATTCACCGATGCCGCCATTATTGAACAGCAGGAGAAGCTGCTGAACGATGGCAAGCTGATGGACGCAACGGTGTCTGCCAGCAAGGCCGTTTACCTGGCTCGCAATCTCGATAACGTGACCGATGCCACCTTCCATAAAGGCACCCCGATGCTGAAAGAGGGCAGCATTGTCATCAAGCCGGGCAGCAAGGGATTGTTTGAACTGCTGAAGCCAGTCACCGAGCGTGATGAGCTGGCCATCTGGGAGGTTTACGAAGGCAGCCACCGGGCGCAGCGAATTATGGAGGAAGACAAGGCGGCCAGGGCCAAAGGCAATCAGTTGCTGGCTCAGGGGCAGGCACTGAAAGAAACGCTGGATGCCGTAGCACCGGATGAATATCCCGGTGGTCGTACCGGTTGGAATCGTGACCGCAGACAGATGGAAAAAGACCTGAAGCTGGGCAAGGCACTGAGCCAACAAAACCGGGAGAACCTGTACGACCAGCAACGGATCGACACCATTCAGAACTGGGTGCATACCCAGCCGGAACTGGCCAGACGATTCAAGCAGGTGATGGACGATTACCAGCAGCACAACCGCGAGCTGCTGGACTTTATGGAAGCCGCCGGCACCCTCGACAAGGAACAGCGCAAGCTGTTCGATACCGGCGACTACATCCCGTTCAACCGGATACACGACCTGGAATACCAGGAAGAAAACCAGCGGTTTATTCGGCCGAAAAAAGGACTCGGTGGCCAGACCTCCGGCATTCAGAGGCTGAAAGGCGGGGTGGAAAAGATAGCTCCACTGGAAGCGATGGTGCGCAATACCCGTTCCATGCTCGATGCTGCCCTGAAAAACATCGCCCAGCAACGGGTGATCGACAACGCCCTGCAACTGGGAGCCGTGGAGAAAATTGAGAGTGCCATTACCTTTACGGACGACGATGTAAAGGCAGCTCTTCAGGGAATCGGCATCAGTACCGACCTGACACCAGCGCAGATGCGCGGCTGGAAGTCGCTGATGGCCAAATACGAAACCCTGAAAGGGACCACCAGTGTCTCCCGCAATGGCAAACTGGAAACCTATGCGGTGGATGATCCATTGCTGCTGGCCTCCATTCAGGACATAGGGCCGGAACTGCACAGCGGCTTTATGAAACTGGTGGGCATTCCCAGCCAAATTGTCCGACGCGGTGTCACGGCGATGCCTGCCTACTGGTTCCGAAACCTGACCAGGGATACGCTGTCCACGGCAGTGCATATTGCCCCGGAGGTGAACGGCAAGGTGGTGGGCATGAATCCGCTGGCCGGTGCGATCAGAGGCTTCAGAAAATCCCTGGATGAGGATGACTCCCTGTGGGCGATGAAAATGGCCGGAGGGAGCAGTAGCAGTGGTCACTACCGCAGCAACTACAACAACATCCGCAAGAAGCTATCCCCTGCAGAGCAGAAGCGCATTCTGAGCACGCCCGGCAAACTGATCGACTTCTGGGACAGCATCGGCGCACGGTTTGAAGACTCCAACCGGTTGCACGTCTTTGAACGGGTGAAGGAAGAAGGTGGTTCCACGGCGGAAGCCGCTTATCAGTCGCTGGATGTGATGAACTTTACCCGCAAGGGGCAGTGGGGGATCGTCCGGTTCCTGACCCAGTCCATACAGTTCACCAACAGCTTGCTTCAGGGGGTGAACCGCATGTGGCGAGGCGTGAAGCCCGGAGATGAACTGCACTGGGGCGCTTTTTCCGGTGAGGTGCTGACACGGGGACTGATGTACGGCTTTGCCTCCTGGCTGCTGGTGCGACTGTTTGAAGACGATGACCGTTACAAGGAACTCAGCACCGACGATAAAGTGGCCTATCACCACTTCTGGATTGGTGACGGTGAAGACGGTCATTTTAGAATCCCCAAGCCGTTCGAGGTGGGGCATATCTTTGCCACCATCCCGGAGTTTCTGTGGCAGGGCATGATGCGTCATGAAGACGCCAAGTGGACCAGGGATGCCATGATGACCCTGGGAATGGCGATGTTTAACCTGGAATCCACACCCATACCGCAGTTCATAAAGCCGATCTGGGAAGTGGGAGAGAACCGCGACCGCTTTCGTGACCGGGATATTGTGCCCATGAGCTTGCAGCACCTGAAGCCGGAAGCCCAGTACGATCCGTACACCAGCGAGACACTAAAGGAGCTGGTGCAGTACCTTCCCGAAGGCGCACCGGAGTGGATGCGCTCCCCAAAAAAGCTGGAGCACCTGCTGAAAGGCTATTTCAATTCATTCGCTACCGGTACGCTGGCGGTGACCGATGCGGTTACCCGACACCTGACCGGTGCTGGCGAAAAGCCCGCATGGAACAAACAGGACTACCCAGTGGTGGGTTCCTTCTTTGGCGATCGTATCAAAGGCAGCACCCGTTATACCAACAAGCTGTATGAATTAAACAAGGATGTGAATGCCATTGCTTCGTCCATCAAGCACTATCAGGAAACCGGGGAAACCCAGCGAGGCAAGGAGCTGGAGCAGTCGGCCAGTCCCAGACTGAAAAACAAGGCTGGGCTAAACAAGGCGAGTCGGGAGATCAGCAAGCTGCGCAGGGAAGTACGTAAAGTGATGGAAGACCGGATCATGGATCGAGATACCAAGCGGGAACGGCTCGACCGGCTGAACCAGCAGATTAACCAGGTGGCCACTAATGCTGTAAAGCGCTATCAGCAGCCGTTCCGATAG